In a single window of the Acyrthosiphon pisum isolate AL4f chromosome X, pea_aphid_22Mar2018_4r6ur, whole genome shotgun sequence genome:
- the LOC100166633 gene encoding inhibitor of growth protein 4-like codes for MTSALNLEHYLDSLENLPVELQRNFTLMRDLDSTQQELIRNNDKLTTDYMSNVNRYSVEKNNDTVTSIQRQFDKAKEYGDDKVQLAIQTYELVDNYIRKLDSDLSRFEAEIQNKANSDMRNIEKGSQKRGRKNTKDKEVKKNSVSNEEEIVTKTSKEKQLKKVRAKLTSVAPGKTPLVSVVTNRTNPTNSVASVTIETSSSTGALVGAGVVRSAEVFDMPVDPNEPTYCLCNQVSYGQMIGCDNPDCPIEWFHFACVKLITKPKGKWFCPKCIADRKKK; via the exons atgacttCAGCGCTAAACCTGGAACACTATTTGGACA GTTTGGAGAATCTCCCTGTAGAATTACAGCGAAACTTCACTCTGATGCGAGACCTCGACTCGACTCAACAAGAACTGATCCGCAACAATGATAAACTGACCACAGATTATATGTCAAATGTAAACAGATACTCTgtagaaaaaaacaatgataCTGTGACCAGCATACAACGTCAGTTTGACAAAGCGAAAGAATATGGTGACGATAAAGTTCAACtggcgatacaaacttatgAATTG GTGgataattatattagaaaattagATTCAGATTTATCCCGTTTTGAAGCAGAAATTCAAAACAAAGCTAACAGCGATATGAGAAATATAGAGAAAGGTTCACAAAAAC GAGGACGTAAGAATACTAAAGACAAAGAAGTTAAAAAGAATAGTGTATCAAATGAAGAAGAAATTGTTACTAAAACATCTaaagaaaaacaattgaaaaaag TACGAGCAAAATTGACCAGTGTAGCACCTGGCAAAACACCTTTGGTCAGTGTTGTCACTAATCGGACAAACCCTACCAATAGTGTAGCCAGTGTTACAATAGAGACTAGTTCTTCTACTGGTGCATTGGTTGGTGCCGGAGTTGTTCGCTCGGCTGAAGTATTTGACATGCCTGTTGATCCAAATGAACCGACATACTGTTTATGCAACCAAGTGTCCTATGGTCAAATGATAGGTTGTGATAACCCAGAC tgtcCTATAGAATGGTTCCACTTTGCATGTGTCAAATTAATTACGAAGCCCAAAGGAAAATGGTTCTGCCCAAAATGTATTGCAGACAggaagaaaaaataa